From the Pungitius pungitius chromosome 6, fPunPun2.1, whole genome shotgun sequence genome, one window contains:
- the chrm4b gene encoding muscarinic acetylcholine receptor M4, which yields MGGAPDRDLNASLWLLPCTNASWPLGASQLVLVAAVTASLSAVTVVGNTLVILSIKVNRHLRTINNYFLLSLAVADLVVGGLPMNLHALYLLRGCWPLGAAACDLWLVTDYVVSSASVMNLLVISLDRYFCMTRPLSYPAWRTGRTAGLMIGAAWLLPLVLWAPAILSWQTLGGQRVVPEGECHTRLLASPAVTLGTALPSFYLPALVMVGLYGRLSAASRHRLSASGLSGRDFFLKRRSLVTSDPDSDASLSQSDRTPKSGRSQKASAGNAAGPQPRGARAAARRAGCEGFLPSADTDSSSNADLHRRASATSCPSFRSQDRRRRRVMARERRVTKTILAIVLAFILTWTPYNVMAVVATFCHVCVPGALWTTGYWLCYVNSAINPACYALCNVTFRKTFCSLLRCRHRRL from the coding sequence ATGGGCGGAGCACCTGACCGCGATCTCAACGCTTCCCTTTGGCTCCTCCCCTGCACTAACGCCTCCTGGCCGTTGGGCGCCAGCCAGCTGGTCCTCGTTGCCGCAGTAACCGCCTCCCTCAGTGCGGTCACCGTGGTGGGAAACACCCTGGTGATCCTGTCCATCAAGGTCAACCGCCACCTGCGCACCATCAACAACTACTTCCTGCTGAGCCTGGCGGTGGCCGACCTGGTGGTGGGCGGGCTTCCCATGAACCTGCACGCGCTCTACCTGCTGCGGGGCTGCTGGCCCCTGGGGGCCGCCGCCTGCGACCTGTGGCTGGTCACTGACTACGTGGTGAGCAGCGCCTCCGTGATGAACCTGCTGGTCATCAGCCTGGACCGCTACTTCTGCATGACGCGGCCGCTCAGCTACCCGGCGTGGCGGACGGGCCGGACGGCCGGCCTGATGATTGGCGCCGCGTGGCTGCTGCCCCTCGTCCTCTGGGCGCCCGCCATCCTGAGCTGGCAGACGCTGGGGGGGCAGCGCGTGGTCCCTGAGGGCGAGTGTCACACTCGGCTGCTGGCCAGCCCCGCCGTCACCCTGGGCACGGCGCTGCCCTCCTTCTACCTGCCGGCGCTGGTCATGGTCGGCCTGTACGGCCGGCTGAGCGCGGCCAGCCGCCACCGGCTGAGTGCGTCCGGTCTGTCTGGGCGAGACTTCTTCCTGAAGCGCCGCAGCCTGGTGACCAGCGACCCCGACTCCGACGCCTCCCTCAGCCAGTCGGACCGAACCCCAAAGTCCGGGAGGAGCCAGAAGGCGTCCGCAGGCAACGCCGCAGGGCCGCAGCCACGTGGCGCTCGGGCCGCCGCTCGCCGCGCTGGGTGCGAGGGCTTCCTACCCAGCGCGGACACGGACTCCTCGTCCAACGCTGACCTCCACCGGAGGGCGTCGGCGACCTCCTGCCCCAGCTTCAGGTCTCAGGACAGACGCAGACGTCGGGTGAtggcgagggagaggagggtcACCAAAACCATCCTGGCCATCGTGCTGGCCTTCATCCTCACCTGGACGCCGTACAACGTCATGGCCGTCGTGGCCACCTTCTGTCACGTGTGCGTCCCGGGCGCCCTGTGGACCACGGGCTACTGGCTCTGCTACGTCAACAGCGCCATCAACCCCGCCTGCTACGCCCTCTGTAACGTCACCTTCAGGAAGACCTTCTGCAGCCTCCTGCGCTGCCGCCACAGGAGGCTGTGA